From a single Hemitrygon akajei chromosome 28, sHemAka1.3, whole genome shotgun sequence genomic region:
- the LOC140717541 gene encoding histone H3, with protein sequence MARTKQTARKSTGGKAPRKQLATKAARKSAPATGGVKKPHRYRPGTVALREIRRYQKSTELLIRKLPFQRLVREIAQDFKTDLRFQSSAVMALQEASEAYLVGLFEDTNLCAIHAKRVTIMPKDIQLARRIRGERA encoded by the coding sequence ATGGCCCGCACCAAGCAGACAGCGCGCAAATCGACTGGCGGAAAAGCTCCTCGCAAACAGTTGGCGACCAAAGCGGCGCGGAAGAGCGCTCCTGCCACCGGCGGAGTGAAGAAGCCTCATCGCTACCGGCCCGGTACCGTGGCTCTGAGGGAGATCCGGCGCTACCAGAAATCCACCGAGCTGCTTATCCGCAAACTTCCCTTCCAGCGCCTGGTCCGGGAGATCGCTCAGGACTTCAAAACCGATCTGCGTTTCCAGAGCTCGGCCGTCATGGCCCTGCAGGAGGCAAGTGAGGCTTACCTGGTCGGGCTCTTTGAGGATACTAACCTGTGCGCCATCCACGCCAAGCGAGTCACCATTATGCCCAAGGACATCCAGTTGGCCCGCCGCATTCGCGGGGAGCGCGCCTAA
- the LOC140717542 gene encoding histone H1-like: MTETAPAETAPPAAPAAAKKTPKKKAAVRNKPTGPSLGEQIDKIVAGCRDRKGMSCAAITKALAGSGVDVVKRRPQIKMSIKRKVESGSLVQMKGSGLSGSFKSGKGKSAVKLVKKAKKPAAKKSAIKKSPSKKLGAKKPAAKKAAPKPKSPKKAAPKPKSPKKAAPKPKSPKKAAAPKTKAAKKPKSKSAKSKKTAVKK, encoded by the coding sequence ATGACCGAGACAGCACCCGCCGAAACGGCTCCTCCAGCCGCACCCGCCGCCGCAAAGAAGACTCCCAAGAAGAAGGCGGCTGTCCGGAACAAACCAACCGGTCCCTCGCTGGGCGAACAGATCGATAAGATCGTGGCGGGTTGTCGCGATAGGAAGGGTATGTCCTGCGCGGCCATCACGAAGGCTCTGGCCGGCAGCGGTGTCGATGTGGTGAAACGTCGCCCCCAGATCAAGATGAGCATCAAGAGGAAAGTGGAAAGCGGCTCCTTGGTTCAGATGAAGGGCTCTGGTCTTTCGGGATCCTTTAAATCCGGTAAAGGGAAAAGTGCCGTGAAGTTGGTGAAGAAAGCGAAGAAGCCAGCGGCTAAGAAATCTGCAATCAAGAAATCTCCCAGCAAGAAGCTTGGCGCCAAGAAACCAGCGGCTAAAAAAGCGGCGCCGAAGCCCAAGAGCCCCAAGAAAGCGGCGCCGAAGCCCAAGAGCCCCAAGAAAGCGGCGCCGAAGCCCAAGAGCCCCAAGAAAGCCGCAGCCCCGAAGACGAAGGCGGCCAAGAAGCCGAAGTCGAAATCCGCGAAATCCAAGAAGACAGCAGTCAAAAAGTGA